The genomic region AGTTGGAAGAGACCTATGTCCATGTTGTCCATTCTGGCTATAGAAGCAAAGATAAAAACTCCCTCATGGAAGAAGCTGATGGGTGCCAGTAGTGTTTTTACTTCTGAATTAATATATTCACTCTTGACTGATGAATCTAGAACCTGTAGTTTTCTAAACAGTTAAACATTCTCGTGTAGTATCTTTCTGAAGAAGAAGTTCTACCTTCTTCTTCCAAAGCGAGATAGTGGGCGCCATCTCCAAGCCGATCTGCTCAAGAGGAGATTGCTCAGACACTCTTATAAAACCCAATGCAATATGTAGCTTGTAGCATCTGCAAATGTGGGGATCCAGagaggcttcctacagaaggggggactttagctgagacttgaaggatctAGGAaaactaggaggcagaggtgaggaagaaagacTTCTAGGCCTGGTGATATCCAGGGAAAATGCGTGAAATCCAGGGATAGAGTGTCAGCAGTGAAACccgtgtcactggatcagagagagagagagagagagagtgtgtgtgtgtgtgtgtgtgtgttaggggaatagggtgggggagggtggtgtCGCTGTTGAAGTGTAAGAGGTAGGAAGGGGAAAAGTTACAGAAGGGCCACTGTAATTGATTAAATAGGTTCCTCCTGAACCAATCACAATTGAATATAGAATTTAAACTTCTGCAGCAGGCCCTATAATTTTTACAAGCTTGTCTTTTCCACAGATTCATGGCTGTCAGATCTTGGAAACAGTCTACAAATACAGCTGTGGAGGACTGCCTCCTGTACGCAGCGCACTAGAAAAGTAAGTCACAAAAACTTAAATAGGATTGACACAGTTCATCAAGAACACTTTATTTGCATATGGTCTAAAATCTCTCCAAAATAGTAATAGGTGGGACAGGAAAGCTAACACTCAGCAGATGGGTCTATGCAATCAAGGTAGGAGGGGCCAGGATGCCAGCCAGTAAAGAAGATTCCAGGGTGGTACTACATAAAGGACAGTCAAATAGCCTGGAAGACTTTAAGGTCCCTCTAATTTTTCAGAACCCATCATCCTGAGTCACCATTATATATGCTGGGTTTTGCTTGGCTACATTTGAGTAGATCTTTGAAAATGCTATTTTCCATCAGTAAATCAACAGacagtttattaaatgtttactatttgCTAGGCTCTTTGCTAAgccataaatacaaagaaaggcaaaaatacagtccctaccctcaagaatctCActtttctaatgggagaaacaacttTTAAACAACTATTTGCATATAAGATATTGTTTATATAGGGTAGTTGGAATGTGATCTTAGAGAGAAGCCACTGgtaaggaccaggaaaggcctccagtagaaggtaggatttgagctgggtCCTGAAGTAAGCCAAGGAAGCCAACACATGGAGGGTAGAAGGAAAAGCCTCCTAAGCACTGGGACAGCCTGTAACAAGGTGTGGAGTTAGGAGAGGGGTGTCAAGAAGGCAGGAGCTGCTGGATTGTAAAGTATATAGAGAGGAGTGGAGTATAAGAAGACccaaaaggtaggaaggggctaaacagaattttatatttaatcttggaggtgatagggagccaacTCATATTGGCCAGTTTATCTTACCCTTTTTAAAACGTGAAGTTAAGTTTCTGTACTTGGCAGAAGATTGGACTCTATGATCTCCAAGTTACTTTCTAATTCTAATATTTGGTTATTGTATAAGAAAGACTTGGAAATGCTTCAGATACTTCTGTAGAAGGTGCTTGATCTTCTATTTCCATGTATTTTTGTAATGCTACATTTCTAATTGAGTCATTCCTTCCTTATCAAatccattcccttccttcttgGTGAAACAAGAGAAAATAAGCAAACTGCTTTTGCTGGCAGAGAAACAGACTTCTCTAAGctcatctcatttcattttagCAGGAGTTTTCTGCTTTGAAACTTTTACAGAGGGTGAAAAAAACTTGTTTTCTAAAAGAAGCTGTCAAAAAAGCTgaagaacattttaaattttaatatgtgAACTTTAATTATGAGAAATTTAACGGCTGAGTAAATccaaaaagatatgaataaaaatagaatCATTATTTTTAGTGTAATTGACAATTTCTCTTATGACTCACCAAATTCTTATTCAGATCTTAGCCAGTACCTGCTAGTAATGTACCAGAATGGCCTGTGTGTTTGTGGATTTTGAACACTCTCTGCAGGGGCTTTTATGGCAttggtttttctttccctttttcaacTAGGATCTTGGCTGTGTGCCATGGGGTCATGTACAAGCAGCTTTCTGCCTGGATGCTCCATGGCCTGCTCTTGGACCAACATGAAGAGTTCTTTATTAAACAGGGTCCATCTTCTGGTCTTGTCTCTGCtcagctggaggaggaggaggaggacctgGGCATTGGGGGCCTGACAGGGAAGCAATTACGGGAACTTCAGGATCTGGTGAGGATTTATTTGATGGGAAGTTCAGTACATTCCACCAGATATTAACCCCTTAGTCCTCTCAGATGAGCTTCTACTGAGCCTGCCACCTTAGTACAGTCTGAGCCACTCTTTCAACCTGTCTCTACTGATATTTGTCTTTGTCTGAATGAGGTTTGCAGGGTGCATGGGAGAAAGCACTGGAGCTGGCATCGTGAGTGTAACGCCCCCCTCCCTTTACTTCTTTGTCTAGGTCTAGACTTAACCTCCCTGGGGCCTattttcctcgtctataaaatgaggttggacttgatggcttttaaggtcccttccagctccaaatctgtgagtTTATGACAGTCCATTAGGCTGGGCAGTTGTGAGGCCCTAGGAAGTGGGTAGCACCTGTGTGCTCCTTAAGGTATATCTCCTTGGTAGCTTTTAGATGCAGCTCAAGGTCTTAATTAGGATTCACAAAACCCTATATAGATGCCAGTGCATTACATAAAAATCATAAATGACTGAAACTGAGCATAATAGgattttaggatttttttaaggACTTCACAGGTCTAGTCCagcattctcattttagagatgaagaaactaaagttcaGAGCAGTTGAATGACTTAACCAGAGTCCCATAACTAGTTAATGGCAATGCTAAGTCTAGAACACTCATGTGTTGTACCTCTCCTGTCTGCTGTTCTTTCTACTAGGCTAGACTACTTTCTTGCAAACACAGTATACATCTGGCAATTTATGGCAGGTGGGGGTTGTACATTCCTGGGCTTAAAGTCCCCATTGTCCAAATATATTAACTGTGGAATATAAAGGATAGAGATAAATAGTTACTGCAtactttcttgtttcctttgtcACTCCATATCTCCTTGCCTAGCGCCTGATTGAGGAAGAGAACATGCTGGCCCCATCCCTGAAGCAGTTTTCCCTTCGGGTGGAAATACTTCCTTCCTATATTCCAGTGAGGGTTGCTGAAAAAATCCTGTTTGTAGGAGAGTCCGTACAGATGTTTGAGAATCAGAATGTGAATCTGACCAGAAAAGGTAGGAAGTCCTGTCCTAATGTCTCATCCCCAAGAGCTGATCTAGAGTAGCTTTTGCCTTATGGGCCAAGGCAATGATCCGTGTAGCACATTATTTTCTGAGATAAATATTGTAAGAGGCCATCATGATGCTTCTTGTCAGAAATCTTCAAAGCAAATGAAGTGGCACCAGTGGTTAAGAGCAAAAATTATTGCCCTGTATTTACTAGACCCTGGGTAGTTAGATTCTCTGCAACAGCAAATGAAAGAATCTGATCATTGTTGGTAGCATAGCTCCAAGGGTCTCTCCTCCTACTATCCATGATACACAGGATCTATTTTAAAGAATCAAGAAGACACCTTTGCTGCAGAGCTGCATCGCCTCAAGCAGCAGCCTCTTTTCAGCCTTGTGGATTTTGAGCTGGTGGTGGACCGGATACGCAGCACTGTTGCTGAGGTTTGCCTTTTAAGTGTCTGATCCAGTAGATGTTTTTGAGGGGGTGGATTGGCCTGGCAAGATAGAGAATAGAGCACAGCAACTGTTTCTTATAGTTGGCATTGGAGACCAGGATGAAGGAATGATTCCTCAGGCCAGACTTTTTCTCTATCTTTGGGTTTTAGGAACGCTCCAACATTAAGTACCCTTCCCTCTAATCGAGCTCAGTCTCCTGAGGGACAAAATGTGGAGTACCTTGCTTGCTTCCTGCATAGTGACAGAGAGACAATCAGCTTAGCCTCTCATGTCACAAAGTTTTCCTTAGTTGAAGGAATAAATAAGATCTTTGTTTCATTTGAACCGTTCagcattttgtatatatatttctgcTCCACAGTAACTTTTGACCAAATTTGATCTTTCACTAAAGAATAAAAGCTAAGCTGCTGCTCAACTCATCTTTCCTGCTGCTAGGATACATGTACAGGGTCTAGTATCAGTTTTTCAGAAGCGTTTATTTGTAGACAACTTATTGTAATGGTCAGAAGAGTAGTATCCTTTCATGAGTCATTTAGTGGAATGTAGGATAGCTTTTTAATAAAGAATCTTCCTTTGTAATGGTGTTCGTGAAATGGGATTTCAGTGATGCTCTTGTTTCCTCAGCATCTATGGAAGCTTATGGTAGAGGAGTCAGATTTACTGGGCCAACTAAAGGTAatagtttcatttattttcctttactcTTAAAATGTAGCTAATGGGAAATGACTTTGCCTCCCCTAACTCTCCCGATTTTGGGGAGGGACCCTTGGATGACCTTGTATACTCTTCCCCAAAATGAGCAGCCCATTGCTGGGTGTCATCCGAAGGAACAATTCCTTCCAGGATTTGCTTCTGTAAATGGAAACATGATTGTACAAATATACAATATTGTAGGACAAAGAGATAGACACAAGTTTTCAtgtaattttatcttttgtgttGCCACCGAGTAAAGATACCAAACATACTGTAATCTTCCTGGCTTAACAGCATCACTAAAATTTCAGTCCTCTATGTGCCTGTTTAGAGGGGCAGAATCTCACATCTGTCTTTTGGGGACAGGAGGGAAATGGCACTGTgttcattggtatggggaattCCCAAGGAAAAAACATTGTATCAGTGCAGATCAGTACCTTTTCTGCAGCTTCTTGTCTTAGAGCATTTACctggaggcactgagaggttgagtgacttgccccgggtcactcAGCCAGGACGTATCACAGGAGGGACTTGgactcaggtgttcttgactctgACCCTTTATCCACTACACCGCACTGCCTCCAGATCCTTGTGTTAATTGGGTCCAGATTACATTGTCTCTAGTTTAAAAGCTTTTCTACAATGTGGGAACCTACTTTGCCAGTGTTATTTCATACTACTCCTTTCATGAGCTCTGTGTTCTGCCCACTATGATTACTAATTATTCTCAAACCCTTCATCTCCAACCTCTTTCTTCTCACATAAGCCATCCCCCCATATCTGGATTGCATTCTTTTGTCGTCTCTGCTTAACTTGGGTTCCAGTTCCTCAGGGAAGCCTTTGATTATCTGCCCATCTTTAGTGCTTTCTGCCTCTTATTTATCTTCAGTTTTACTTATTTAGGtaaatattccatctcccaaatAGATGCTAAGGTACTTCACAGTAGGGATAATCTAATTTTCTTCTGTGTTCCCATCTCTTTGaacagtgctttacacataacAGGAGTTTTATGAGTGCTTTAATTGAGTTGAATCCAGTTCCCTGAGTAGCCAGGAATTCCTAGGCTTGTCTGATTGTTGACTTGTATACTGACATTCTTTGTCAAAGATCATTAAAGATTTTTACCTGCTGGGACGAGGAGAACTGTTCCAGGCCTTCATTGACACAGCCCAGCATATGTTAAAGACACCGCCCACTGCAGTAACTGAGCATGGTACGTATCCTTTGCCTCCTGAAATGATATGTTCTCGGGATGCCATTCCCACCACACCGTTGACTCTACTCAACAGAAAAGTGGATGGCTGACTTACAAAAGTGCCTTTTCATGAGAGAAGAGCCCAactctcagcttcttcatccagGGGTTGAGAGGCAGCCTCCTTCTGTCTCTACCTAGAGCAGCCATTCCAGAGTGACTGGATAGCTCCCATCAAGCTGCAGCTGACCCATGGGACAAGCAGCCACATAACCAATGATATCTGTATGAATAGGTGTGGTCTGGACCCCCAGGGCAAATAGTGTTTGTTCCTGACAGTCAGGCTGGGTTGGATGGGACTGCATTTGCCCCAGGCTTAGTCATATAGCCAAGTGCTACTGTTTGttccctgttctctctctctctctgccagatGTTAATGTGGCCTTCCAGCAGTCTGCCCACAAGGTACTTTTAGATGATGACAACCTTCTCCCTCTGCTCCACCTGACAATTGAGTACCACGGAAAGGAACATAAAGGTATtagttccctttctctttccattccatATCAGTGTTCCTCTTTTTCTGATGCTGCTTACTTCTCTGAAGACACTAATGTGGTTTTCATCTTAGAGTTATCTACTTTTAGCACTCAGAGAGTCCTAAAAGATCTAggtcaacctcttcattttaaagattaagaaaCAGGGATATAGGGGGGTTACATAACCTACCCAGACTcatgagtggcagagccagaactagaatCCAGACTACTTCATTGTCCAGCCAAGGATTTTTTCGTTACACCATGCTGTATTTCTGTTAGATGGGTCAGTTCTTGTCTTGTTCCATCTCCCTCTACGTTTAAGGACAATAGAATAATCACTAAGATCTTGCCCTCTGCCCACTGTGTCTTCCTCCTTGTGCCTTAGACATCTTCCTGGTTTTTTCTCTCATGTTATTCATgtgcattcttcttttaacaaaaCAAGTTGTCTATCTTAATTAGGCTGaggtttcttcattttctttttctttcttttttgccttagATGTTACTCAAGCACGAGAAGCACCTTCTCGGGATACCTCTCCCCGAGAAGCCCCCGCATCAGGCTGGGCAGCCCTGGGTCTTTCCTACAAAGTGCAGTGGCCTCTCCATATTCTCTTCACTCCTGCTGTCCTGGAGAAGTAGGTTTACAAGGCCTCTGTGACCTTTTTGCTAGCAAACACTAACTATCCTAGGTGCTCCAGGCAAGAGATGATCTAGGCAGGGAAGGCAGAGGCCCTTTGGCCAGTTGTTAATAGTCTGCAGGCCCAGGAGATCTAACTTCAAGAATCCAGCCAATTCTACCCCACTATATTTAATGAGCAGGTGCCTGATCTGAAACTCTTTAGCATACTCCTGGTAAAAGATGGCTTTTTGAACCAAAGCCCTTGGGGAAGTAGTATGGTTTAGTAGAAATGGTGCTCAACTTGAAATCACTGAACCTTACTTTGAGTTCTGGCTGTGCCACTGGCTACCTCtgtgatgatgggcaagtcacttaaactctctgggccttagtttcctcatctgttgaatgagggggttggactaaaaggCCTCCAAACTCTTAGGTCTTCCTcgtatgccatgttgcctctgtTTTTGAAATTGATTGGGGGGGAGCTGGAGGCTTGTCTTGGGGGAAGATTCTAGTGGCAGTGACCAGCGTAATCAGCTTGATGCTGGATGTGTCCTTAACCCCTTTGAAGAAGGCAAGTTTAGACATGGATTATTTTAGAAAGTTTCTTACTTTTCTGTGAAAACTCATGCCTAGATAAGAGGTCACATAATTCCTGTTCCCCTAGGAATCAACTGTTCTTCCAAGTGCCTGTCTTCAATATATATCCTTCTCCCATGTCAGTGGCTGTCATGGCCTAGGGAGGGATGAAAAGTTTATGGTCACAGActctagaattagaagggaccttatcaGTTATATAGTACAGCCTCACTCCCAGGGTAggagttctttctctgaaagagTAGTTCAGCCTCCATTTGGATATTTGCAGAGACCGGCAACTCATTACTTTTCAGAGAAGGTTGTATCACTCTCAGACAGCTAACCATTAAATATCATTAAAAGCTTATCATGCACATGGTGCAATCCTGAGCCCTAAGAGATTGTGCAAGAAACATGCCTGCCTTTGAGGGGCTTACATTCCCCAAAAGCTGGTCACCTGTTGCTTCTCACGACCTCTATACAGTTCAGTGAACTTTGTAAAACAGATGTTATTTGGCATGGCTTGTCAAAGTAAATGTAGAAGGGGCAGAGACTGTTTGGAATGCTAGGCCTCTCATAAGTGGAGAAGTGGAAAGTCCTAGGACAGACACATGCATTGAGTTGAGCTTCATGAGAGAGGAACAAGGACCTTGCCTCCAGCAAAAAGTCCCTGTCTGGCTATCTTCACatcctttctttttgaaaatgggaaagaaaaaaggagaaagggtaGGAATCTGGAATTTGactgagggaaaaggggaagtagCTGGGAAAGGAAGATTCTAGCATCATGGTGGTTGTTTTGGACCCAGGTACAATGTTGTCTTCAAGTACTTGCTCAGTGTACGACGAGTACAGGCAGAACTGCAGCACTGCTGGGCTCTCCAGATGCAGCGCAAGCACCTCAAGTCCAACCAGAGCGATGCCATTAAATGGCGCCTACGGAATCACATGGCCTTCTTGGTGGATAATCTTCAATATTATCTCCAGGTCTGTGCTCAGAGTTGAGTAGTAGATGGGAGATGAAGAAAGGGCAGGAGAAAGGTCTTGAAGGGGTTTTATTCCTGCCCTGTGTGTAACCTCATGAGAGAAAAAATGGGCTGTATCATTGGGTGTGGTTTTTAGGATTACTTTATAGTGGAGTGGTGTTGATGAGGCACAAGGAGCTCCACAAGCACTAACAATCTCATGTGACTAGCACAACTAAGGCACTTGTGGATGTGGTGGCATTGGCATTACACTAAAATCCTGCTCTGTTTAGTTGTGGCAGGAAGCTGACCCTGAGATTTTTTGAAGGTTGTGTCAGTAAAGTGCAAGCTCTGGCAGATCCTACCAAACTATTAAACTTTCAGGTCAGGCCATATGACAAACTATCTGTTGTCTAAGAACCAGCCTCACTAAGTTAGGAGAGGCTTAGCATCAGATGGTTGCTAAGATTGCCAGCTGATTGGTTTGGTCACAGCAACTCACAAAGATGACATGTCTACTAAAGTGTAGAGTGGTAGCAATATAATTCACTGGAGGAAGCATCCTCAGGATGAAATCTCAGATCTTTGGAATCATTGAAGTTTTGGCTTGACTGTTTTTTGAAGTGTCCCATAaatctgaatcttttttttttttttcaattatttatttatttatttatttttagtttgccacacacagttctacataattttgagttccagattttctcccctccctccccaagatggcatggaatctcatataactaccatgtataacttcgcattgaattaatttatatactagtcaagttgtggagaagaattatgaccaatggaatgaatcatgagaaagaagaaacagaaccaaaaaaaaaaaacccaaaaacaaaaacaaaagagaagccaaaaaggcgagcatgtagtgcacctcaatctgtattcaaacttcacagttctttctctggatgaagatagcattctccatcgtgaatcccctcgagttgtccttgcaccttgtgttgctgagaagagcgaagtatgtcagggttggtcctcatggaatccatatatctgtggttgtgtacaacgttctcctggctctgctccgctcactcagcattatatcgtgtaggtttttccaggttgttatgaagtccatatcatccccatttcttatggcacagtagtattccattaccttcatataccacagcttgttcagccattccccaattgatgagcatccctttgatttccaattcttggctaccataaATCTGAATCTTAATAAGATATAACTGAGTCAATCAGTATGAACATAAAATATCTGCTTAATGAGAGGAGGCTGGGCTGAAGCAGGTTTTCAGCTTTCCTTACCAAAGTCATGCCAAATAATAAGGGCTTTCTTGGTTAGTCCAATGGCACTTTTAGAAGAAAGCGgatgaagggagagatagaatgggataaattatctcacataaaagtggcaagaaaaagaagttctgttggaagggaagaaggtgcaggtgagggggaatgagtgaatcttgctctcagatttgacttgagggaataacatacacactcagttgggtatctgaccccacaggaaagtaggaggaaggggataaaaaaggggggatgataga from Trichosurus vulpecula isolate mTriVul1 chromosome 8, mTriVul1.pri, whole genome shotgun sequence harbors:
- the TUBGCP4 gene encoding gamma-tubulin complex component 4; the protein is MIHELLLALSGYPGAIFTWNKRSGLQVSQDFPFLHPSETSVLNRLCRLGTDYIRFTEFIEQYTGHVQQQDHHLSQQGQGGLHGIYLRAFCTGLDSILQPYRQALLDLEQEFLADPHLSISHVNYSLDQFQLLFPSVMVVVEQIKSQKIHGCQILETVYKYSCGGLPPVRSALEKILAVCHGVMYKQLSAWMLHGLLLDQHEEFFIKQGPSSGLVSAQLEEEEEDLGIGGLTGKQLRELQDLRLIEEENMLAPSLKQFSLRVEILPSYIPVRVAEKILFVGESVQMFENQNVNLTRKGSILKNQEDTFAAELHRLKQQPLFSLVDFELVVDRIRSTVAEHLWKLMVEESDLLGQLKIIKDFYLLGRGELFQAFIDTAQHMLKTPPTAVTEHDVNVAFQQSAHKVLLDDDNLLPLLHLTIEYHGKEHKDVTQAREAPSRDTSPREAPASGWAALGLSYKVQWPLHILFTPAVLEKYNVVFKYLLSVRRVQAELQHCWALQMQRKHLKSNQSDAIKWRLRNHMAFLVDNLQYYLQVDVLESQFSQLLHQINSTRDFESIQLAHDHFLSNLLAQSFILLKPVFHCLNEILDLCHSFCSLVSQNLGPLDERGAAQLSILVKGFSRQSSLLFKILSSVRNHQINSDLAQLLLRLDYNKYYTQAGGTLGSFGV